A single Coraliomargarita sinensis DNA region contains:
- a CDS encoding ribonuclease HII: MELNDLQQHDAEQLTEREWLIGIDEAGRGALAGPVVAGACVLGQSFFRSAEAVALSAEVNDSKQLSAGARESYFGQIKALQRAGLLDFTVASASVAEIAERNILGATRLAMQRAVEALVGRTSSWKLPEAAADGPLFAGEATVQLIVDGRPLKPFPYAHRGIVKGDGKSLSIAMASIAAKVSRDRELVRLATDYPDYGFDGHKGYATRSHRQAILTHGASPVHRELFLRKILMPKASA; encoded by the coding sequence ATGGAATTGAATGACCTGCAGCAACATGATGCCGAACAGCTTACCGAGCGAGAGTGGCTCATCGGCATCGACGAAGCGGGTCGGGGGGCCTTGGCCGGCCCGGTGGTGGCGGGGGCCTGTGTGCTGGGGCAATCCTTTTTCCGTTCAGCCGAGGCGGTTGCGCTTTCGGCTGAGGTGAATGACTCGAAGCAGTTGAGCGCCGGGGCCCGTGAAAGCTATTTTGGGCAAATCAAAGCCCTGCAGCGGGCCGGCCTGCTCGATTTTACGGTGGCCTCGGCTTCGGTTGCAGAGATCGCCGAGCGGAACATTCTAGGTGCGACCCGGCTGGCCATGCAGCGGGCGGTGGAGGCCCTGGTCGGCAGGACCAGCTCATGGAAGCTCCCGGAAGCCGCTGCGGATGGTCCGCTCTTTGCCGGCGAGGCCACGGTACAGCTCATTGTGGACGGGCGCCCGCTCAAGCCATTTCCTTATGCCCATCGCGGGATTGTTAAGGGCGACGGCAAATCGCTTAGCATCGCCATGGCCAGTATTGCCGCCAAGGTCAGCCGGGACCGCGAGCTGGTGCGTCTGGCCACGGACTATCCGGACTACGGTTTTGACGGGCACAAGGGCTATGCCACCCGGAGTCATCGCCAAGCAATTTTGACACACGGCGCGAGTCCTGTTCATCGTGAACTTTTCCTGCGAAAAATCCTGATGCCCAAGGCCTCTGCTTGA
- a CDS encoding ATP-binding protein, with amino-acid sequence MKEVVLTKPPYMNASEQRIADMHTVLNIINILIGELSLTETEVPELSERSKELDAELHAIARAIKEGGELARIMPRIRDSEAAVLAHLREALEQEESASSRAEIKASISNLESIFAIFKKRLNELEFRMDDPDVWGQIAPDVFRQQFEDVFAAIAKNSKGDYGIHFNLNQKGQGDYYIDLKVEAQLDGGQLWMPLRLIDVLRDLTANARKYTEPGGQVALVVNQDESGIRAVVEDSGCGIPDDEIEKVTEFGYRASNVRKRPTLGGGFGLTKAAWLVTTWGGRLTIRSEVDQGTTIKLFIPNKPMPSNPPVFKL; translated from the coding sequence ATGAAGGAAGTCGTATTAACCAAGCCGCCTTATATGAATGCGTCCGAGCAACGGATTGCGGACATGCATACGGTGCTTAACATCATCAATATCCTGATCGGTGAGTTGTCGCTGACCGAAACGGAGGTTCCGGAACTTTCCGAGCGCTCGAAGGAGCTTGATGCCGAACTGCATGCTATCGCCCGGGCTATCAAGGAGGGAGGCGAACTGGCCAGGATTATGCCGCGCATCCGGGATTCGGAGGCGGCTGTGCTAGCTCATTTGCGTGAGGCTTTGGAACAGGAAGAGAGTGCGTCGTCGAGGGCCGAAATCAAAGCTTCGATCAGCAACCTTGAGTCCATCTTTGCCATCTTCAAAAAACGCCTCAATGAACTCGAATTTCGGATGGATGACCCCGACGTCTGGGGGCAAATTGCTCCCGATGTTTTCCGTCAACAGTTTGAAGATGTCTTCGCCGCGATTGCTAAAAATTCCAAAGGAGACTATGGGATCCACTTCAACCTGAATCAGAAAGGGCAGGGCGATTATTATATCGACCTGAAAGTGGAGGCCCAGCTCGATGGCGGGCAGCTCTGGATGCCACTACGTTTGATTGATGTCCTCCGCGATTTAACGGCCAACGCCCGTAAATACACGGAACCCGGTGGTCAAGTTGCCTTGGTGGTCAATCAGGATGAAAGCGGAATCCGGGCTGTGGTCGAAGACAGCGGCTGTGGCATTCCGGATGACGAAATCGAGAAGGTAACCGAGTTCGGCTATCGAGCGAGTAATGTACGCAAACGCCCGACCCTGGGGGGAGGTTTCGGGCTGACCAAGGCCGCCTGGCTGGTGACGACTTGGGGCGGGCGCCTGACCATACGATCCGAAGTGGATCAGGGCACGACCATCAAATTGTTCATTCCCAATAAGCCAATGCCATCGAATCCGCCGGTTTTTAAGCTGTAA
- the rnhC gene encoding ribonuclease HIII, whose protein sequence is MPKKRQKKAEDEGPKAKTMYTIKLEEEQMDKLADYLEEGYQGPWFHYDVAYSLFAFKGEKVNVVGYQSGKLVVSGKKTEEFVQNILEPEITGDPRLGYDEVHHPEWFELHAGCDESGKGDLFGPLITACVIADGDMVRQWIELGVADSKKLSDSSILKLDKEIRKTKGVVIKTAFARMPKYNELYYKFDKNLNKLLAWYHSKSLIGALNERPAPWGLLDQFTKQKLVDAYVKDRKDFKLISRTKAESDPVVAAASIVARAVYVREMKRLSDEAGEVLIKGASGKVLEQAKKIVEEKGADALKNFAKMHFKTAYEAQGLEPPAKPSWYKY, encoded by the coding sequence ATGCCGAAAAAGCGACAGAAAAAGGCCGAAGACGAAGGTCCCAAAGCCAAGACCATGTACACCATCAAGCTCGAGGAAGAGCAGATGGATAAGCTGGCGGACTACTTGGAGGAGGGGTATCAAGGGCCCTGGTTCCACTATGACGTGGCCTACTCGCTTTTTGCCTTCAAGGGGGAGAAGGTGAACGTTGTCGGCTACCAGAGTGGTAAGCTGGTCGTCTCCGGGAAAAAGACCGAAGAATTCGTGCAGAACATTCTGGAGCCCGAGATTACCGGCGACCCGCGGCTCGGCTATGACGAGGTGCACCATCCGGAATGGTTCGAGCTTCATGCCGGTTGTGATGAGAGCGGTAAGGGCGATCTCTTCGGCCCGCTGATTACGGCCTGCGTCATCGCTGATGGCGACATGGTCCGGCAATGGATCGAGCTCGGCGTCGCCGATAGTAAAAAACTGTCCGACAGCAGCATCCTGAAATTGGACAAGGAAATTCGCAAGACAAAGGGCGTCGTGATTAAGACGGCCTTCGCCCGGATGCCGAAATACAACGAGCTCTACTACAAGTTTGATAAGAATCTGAACAAGCTGTTGGCCTGGTATCACAGCAAATCCCTGATTGGGGCTCTTAATGAGCGCCCGGCTCCCTGGGGGCTGCTCGACCAGTTTACCAAGCAAAAGCTGGTCGACGCCTATGTGAAGGACCGGAAGGACTTTAAACTGATCAGCCGGACGAAGGCTGAATCCGACCCGGTTGTCGCGGCTGCCTCAATCGTGGCCCGGGCCGTTTATGTACGTGAGATGAAACGGCTTTCGGATGAGGCGGGTGAAGTGCTCATCAAAGGTGCCAGTGGTAAGGTGCTTGAACAGGCGAAGAAGATCGTGGAAGAAAAAGGTGCGGATGCGCTGAAGAATTTTGCCAAGATGCACTTTAAGACGGCCTACGAAGCGCAGGGCCTGGAGCCTCCGGCGAAGCCCAGTTGGTATAAGTATTGA